The following are from one region of the Abiotrophia defectiva ATCC 49176 genome:
- the pepF gene encoding oligoendopeptidase F → MSEETLRTREQQPEAFTWDLTSLYADAEQWQAEYDKAEAMVVDLASFKGTLNQGGAHLVTVIEAIQAACLVVERLYAYAHLTYDQDSTNSASQVLNARAMQLYSKLAEAIAFFDPELLSLPSETLEAYFQETPELDFYRQYLDDITRGRAHTLSASEETLLAQLGEIFSSSYSTFSLLDNADFVFPTIEGPEGQAVQLTHGTYGRLLESTDRRVRRDTFQQYYTVYNQFKNTLANVLSTNIKTDNYKAKVRHYPSARAAALFRNNVPESVYDTLLETVGDHLGLLHRYTALRKDLLGLDSLEMYDLYTPLLGDAPIKFSQTEARDIVMEALAPMGPDYLEIMAKAFDERWIDWYENKGKRSGAYSGGMYDSKPYVLLNWQDNINWLFTLVHELGHSAHSYLSRTNQPYVYSDYSIFLAEIASTTNENLLTDYLLKKYQDPQIRLYVLNHFLDGVKGTVFRQTQFAEFEHFMHQADAEGTPLTHEFLTENYRKLNAKYYGPSVNSDSEIGLEWARIPHFYYNYYVFQYATGFSAATFFADKIAAGDSALLEAYKGFLKSGCSLYPIDTMKKAGLDMTQRDYIEATLKVFEARLNEFEALLAETK, encoded by the coding sequence ATGTCAGAAGAAACATTACGCACGCGTGAACAACAACCTGAAGCCTTTACCTGGGACCTGACTTCGCTCTATGCGGACGCAGAACAATGGCAGGCTGAGTATGACAAGGCAGAAGCCATGGTGGTGGACTTAGCATCATTCAAAGGCACCCTGAATCAAGGTGGCGCCCACTTAGTGACTGTTATTGAGGCTATTCAAGCGGCTTGCTTAGTGGTTGAGCGTCTCTACGCCTATGCCCACCTAACTTATGATCAAGATTCAACCAATAGTGCCTCTCAAGTTCTCAATGCTCGAGCTATGCAACTATACAGTAAGTTGGCAGAAGCCATTGCCTTCTTCGACCCTGAACTTTTGAGCTTGCCATCCGAAACCCTAGAGGCTTACTTCCAAGAAACACCTGAATTAGATTTCTACCGTCAGTACTTGGATGATATTACCCGTGGGCGTGCCCACACCTTGTCGGCTTCCGAGGAGACCCTCTTAGCGCAACTAGGTGAGATTTTCAGCAGCTCTTATTCTACTTTCTCCTTGTTGGACAATGCTGACTTTGTCTTCCCAACCATTGAAGGGCCGGAAGGGCAAGCGGTACAATTAACACACGGGACCTATGGTCGTCTCTTGGAAAGCACTGACCGCCGTGTGCGCCGCGATACTTTCCAACAGTACTACACGGTCTACAACCAGTTCAAGAATACCTTGGCCAATGTCTTATCTACCAATATTAAGACTGACAACTACAAGGCCAAAGTCCGTCACTACCCGTCTGCACGGGCTGCTGCCCTCTTCCGCAATAATGTGCCGGAATCCGTCTATGATACCTTGTTAGAGACAGTGGGCGACCACTTGGGCTTACTCCACCGTTATACCGCCTTGCGTAAGGATCTCTTAGGTCTAGATTCGCTAGAAATGTATGACCTTTATACGCCGCTTCTTGGGGATGCCCCAATCAAGTTCAGCCAAACGGAAGCGCGGGATATCGTGATGGAAGCTCTGGCGCCAATGGGACCAGATTATTTGGAAATCATGGCTAAGGCCTTCGACGAACGCTGGATTGACTGGTATGAGAACAAGGGTAAACGCTCAGGCGCATACTCAGGCGGGATGTATGACAGCAAGCCTTATGTCCTACTCAACTGGCAAGACAATATTAATTGGCTCTTCACTTTGGTTCATGAGTTGGGTCACAGTGCTCATTCTTACTTATCTCGCACCAACCAACCTTATGTTTACAGTGATTATTCGATTTTCTTGGCTGAGATTGCCTCAACTACTAATGAAAATCTCTTGACGGACTACCTCTTGAAGAAATATCAAGATCCTCAAATCCGTCTCTATGTCCTTAACCACTTCTTAGATGGGGTTAAGGGAACGGTCTTCCGTCAAACCCAATTTGCGGAATTCGAGCACTTCATGCACCAAGCAGATGCCGAAGGAACCCCATTAACTCACGAATTCTTGACGGAGAACTACCGCAAACTGAATGCTAAGTACTACGGACCAAGCGTTAACTCTGACTCTGAAATTGGGCTAGAGTGGGCTCGAATTCCACACTTCTATTACAACTATTATGTCTTCCAATATGCGACTGGCTTCTCTGCGGCTACCTTCTTCGCAGACAAGATTGCCGCTGGCGACAGTGCTTTACTTGAGGCCTACAAGGGCTTCCTTAAGTCAGGCTGCAGCCTCTATCCAATCGACACCATGAAGAAGGCTGGGTTGGATATGACGCAACGTGACTATATCGAAGCAACACTCAAGGTCTTCGAAGCACGCTTGAACGAGTTTGAAGCCCTCTTGGCAGAAACTAAATAA
- a CDS encoding amidohydrolase, with product MHYLLKTQALYNPTKGTIGPALVEIRDQRIAAVYEPDNQEAMGSHANLAALVPEALKHLPLKDLGQQMLLPGFIDAHVHFYPSSLIQAGILGQVGGATPEIVARQAQDLPLRQGWRLGIGWYASEFQPSQQPHRRTLDRYCSEPTMLLSGDAHSIWLNTAALEALGLNPDNVVTLSGQALVDEADGQLTGTFLEAAAVYYQTEVFRRFHEEAVLAMQDFSRHLHAMGVTAVGDVAITGESPDDMVYPELYERALAQVPLRLSFFPAMRANREPLRQLYQRYRGPWLQMGGVKQFFDGVTSSHTAYLKSEYPEPYYPGDVGGPLIPIETQHDFILAASQEDWPMRIHAIGDRAIELTLTYYKEALAQFPLSLGKFHTIEHLEVMDWADLDLVAQEQLVVSVQPSHLMVGYDSLDEEVGPERAKHMFPFKEFLKQGATLAFGTDTPVVVNVTPLESLHYAVHRQTWDGLPPQGLMPEQRLTLEESLYAHTLGAAKALSRTDIGGMEAGMWADLVVLSHDLRSVKDWRQVKVTATYLAGQQVY from the coding sequence ATGCACTATCTATTGAAGACACAGGCCCTCTATAACCCGACTAAGGGGACCATCGGGCCAGCCCTTGTGGAAATTCGTGACCAACGAATTGCGGCTGTCTATGAGCCGGATAATCAAGAAGCGATGGGAAGCCATGCTAATCTTGCGGCTCTAGTGCCAGAAGCACTCAAGCACTTGCCGCTCAAGGACCTGGGTCAGCAAATGTTGCTACCTGGTTTTATTGATGCGCATGTCCACTTCTATCCTTCTAGCTTGATTCAAGCGGGCATTTTGGGGCAAGTAGGGGGGGCGACTCCTGAAATAGTCGCGCGCCAAGCCCAGGACCTGCCCTTACGCCAGGGCTGGCGTTTAGGCATTGGTTGGTATGCTAGCGAGTTTCAACCGTCTCAGCAACCCCATCGTCGCACGCTTGACCGTTACTGTTCGGAGCCTACCATGCTCTTGTCCGGAGATGCCCACTCTATTTGGCTCAATACCGCAGCCTTGGAGGCTTTGGGCTTGAATCCTGATAATGTTGTGACCCTGTCAGGCCAGGCTCTAGTTGATGAGGCAGATGGCCAATTAACGGGCACCTTCCTAGAAGCTGCTGCAGTCTACTATCAGACGGAGGTCTTCCGACGCTTCCATGAAGAAGCAGTTCTAGCAATGCAAGATTTTAGTCGTCACCTTCATGCCATGGGGGTAACGGCGGTAGGCGATGTCGCCATTACAGGTGAGAGTCCGGATGATATGGTCTATCCGGAACTCTATGAACGCGCCTTGGCCCAGGTTCCTCTGCGTCTCAGCTTCTTCCCAGCTATGCGGGCCAATCGTGAGCCCCTGCGTCAACTCTATCAGCGCTATCGTGGCCCTTGGCTACAAATGGGTGGGGTCAAGCAGTTTTTTGACGGCGTGACTTCTTCTCATACAGCCTATCTCAAGTCAGAGTATCCTGAGCCCTATTACCCAGGAGATGTGGGTGGTCCCCTAATCCCGATTGAGACCCAGCATGACTTTATCTTAGCTGCTAGCCAAGAAGATTGGCCGATGCGGATCCATGCCATTGGTGACCGGGCCATTGAGTTGACCTTGACCTATTACAAAGAAGCCCTAGCCCAATTTCCCCTCAGTCTAGGTAAATTCCACACCATTGAGCACCTAGAAGTAATGGATTGGGCAGATTTAGACCTAGTGGCCCAAGAGCAGCTAGTGGTTTCTGTTCAACCAAGCCACCTGATGGTAGGCTATGATAGCTTGGATGAAGAAGTAGGACCTGAACGTGCTAAGCACATGTTTCCTTTTAAAGAATTCTTGAAGCAAGGTGCAACTCTGGCCTTTGGAACCGACACGCCCGTAGTGGTCAATGTAACACCATTGGAGAGTCTGCATTACGCAGTCCACCGCCAGACCTGGGATGGGCTACCGCCTCAAGGCTTGATGCCAGAACAACGCTTGACACTTGAAGAGTCCCTCTATGCCCATACACTTGGGGCAGCTAAGGCCTTAAGTCGAACCGATATTGGGGGAATGGAAGCCGGTATGTGGGCAGACCTAGTTGTCCTGTCCCATGATTTGCGAAGCGTCAAGGACTGGCGGCAAGTCAAAGTGACCGCCACCTATTTGGCCGGTCAGCAAGTTTATTAA
- a CDS encoding sugar transferase: MKKFESLPVELQTEQVRPYYEALAAKRGQLFLKRAFDILVSAILLLLLSPILLFFAIWIKLDSPGPVFYRQERVTTYGRIFRIFKFRTMKVDADKMGSLVTLKNDDRITRVGHVIRRYRLDELPQLLNILTGDMSLVGTRPEVAKYVAAYTPEMKATLLLPAGVTSTASILFKDEEELIAKFILEGMEVDNIYITKVLPEKMHYNLSYLKNYSFLGDLKLMVRTVLKVFK; this comes from the coding sequence ATGAAAAAATTTGAATCATTACCGGTGGAACTGCAGACCGAGCAGGTGCGCCCATATTACGAGGCCTTGGCCGCTAAGCGCGGACAATTATTTTTGAAACGGGCCTTCGATATCTTGGTGAGTGCTATCTTGCTACTCTTACTCTCGCCAATTTTACTCTTCTTCGCTATTTGGATTAAGCTGGACTCACCAGGCCCGGTCTTCTATCGCCAGGAACGGGTGACAACCTACGGTAGAATCTTCCGGATTTTCAAGTTCCGGACGATGAAGGTGGATGCGGACAAGATGGGGTCCTTAGTGACTCTCAAGAATGATGACCGTATTACCCGCGTGGGTCATGTCATTCGCCGTTATCGCTTAGATGAACTACCTCAATTGTTGAACATCTTAACAGGGGATATGAGTCTAGTCGGTACGCGACCTGAAGTAGCCAAGTACGTGGCTGCTTATACGCCTGAGATGAAGGCTACCTTGCTCTTGCCAGCAGGGGTAACCTCTACGGCCAGCATCCTCTTCAAGGACGAGGAAGAATTGATTGCTAAGTTCATCTTGGAGGGGATGGAAGTGGATAATATCTACATCACCAAGGTCCTACCAGAGAAGATGCATTATAACTTATCTTATCTTAAGAATTATAGCTTTCTAGGCGATTTGAAACTCATGGTTCGAACTGTCTTGAAGGTCTTCAAATAA
- a CDS encoding PTS sugar transporter subunit IIB yields MKKIIVACGSGVATSQTVASKLDKLLKGKGMPAQVEAVDIKSLKHHVKDADAYVSIVKTKDQIDIPTFNGIAFLTGMGQDAELQKIIDFLKA; encoded by the coding sequence ATGAAAAAGATTATTGTTGCCTGTGGTTCTGGGGTTGCGACCTCTCAAACAGTGGCGTCCAAGTTAGATAAGTTGCTCAAAGGTAAGGGCATGCCTGCTCAAGTCGAAGCAGTGGACATTAAATCACTCAAACATCATGTCAAAGATGCGGATGCCTATGTCTCCATCGTTAAAACTAAGGATCAAATCGACATCCCAACCTTTAACGGCATAGCCTTCCTGACAGGTATGGGGCAAGATGCTGAGTTACAAAAGATTATTGATTTCTTGAAGGCCTAG
- a CDS encoding competence protein CoiA, translating into MYAALNGAGKLVYASQVAGLVGEGPWFCPRCHRPLKLRSGRRVRPHFVHMDGVCGQSKLSKRQVMESERHQAAKRLLGQTFQAQGERVNLEYYLPSSGQFADLYLPRRQWVAEYQQSIISAQLLASRQADYQALGQTVVWLLSADVLRGKFKTRWKQTCLHYAPGWGYYWLALDVEGTCLVQDFHLPLVYSRLSYTYQSRTLLLRTLSQQAWQADCLAYGAWLGPRACHCQEGQLTSQVRSHLVAGHQSYWRQLYQEGIQVGSLPAWCLQGRYQVLVSPEPGWVWLAYQATFLKEVKEAKQGFTDQDWLLFHERLVRSGKVHLVPTPLLGEEGRAKLLPEICQSFLRLWQWQGHLAFDRDWELYRVVS; encoded by the coding sequence ATGTATGCGGCTTTGAACGGAGCAGGTAAGTTGGTCTATGCTAGTCAGGTGGCGGGATTAGTGGGTGAGGGGCCCTGGTTTTGTCCACGTTGTCATCGGCCGCTTAAATTGCGGTCGGGGAGACGGGTTAGACCCCATTTTGTTCATATGGATGGTGTTTGTGGGCAAAGTAAATTAAGTAAGCGCCAGGTCATGGAGTCGGAGCGGCATCAAGCGGCCAAGCGCCTTTTAGGTCAGACCTTCCAAGCCCAAGGCGAGCGTGTTAATTTGGAGTATTATTTGCCTTCTTCGGGGCAATTTGCGGACCTCTACCTGCCCCGGCGTCAGTGGGTGGCGGAGTATCAACAATCGATTATTTCTGCTCAGCTTCTAGCTAGTCGGCAGGCGGATTATCAAGCCTTGGGTCAGACAGTGGTTTGGCTATTATCAGCTGACGTCCTAAGGGGTAAGTTCAAGACCCGTTGGAAACAAACTTGCCTACACTATGCTCCTGGTTGGGGTTATTATTGGCTAGCCCTGGATGTGGAGGGTACCTGCCTAGTTCAGGATTTTCATCTGCCTTTAGTCTATTCCCGCCTGTCCTATACTTACCAAAGTCGTACCCTCTTACTGAGGACTTTGTCTCAGCAGGCTTGGCAGGCGGATTGTCTGGCTTATGGTGCTTGGTTGGGACCAAGGGCTTGTCACTGCCAAGAAGGCCAACTTACTAGCCAGGTACGCAGCCATTTGGTGGCTGGCCATCAATCTTATTGGCGTCAACTCTATCAGGAGGGGATTCAGGTGGGCTCTCTGCCGGCTTGGTGTCTACAGGGCCGCTATCAGGTTCTAGTCAGCCCTGAGCCTGGCTGGGTCTGGTTGGCCTATCAGGCTACTTTTTTGAAGGAGGTTAAGGAAGCCAAGCAAGGATTTACAGACCAGGACTGGTTGCTTTTCCATGAAAGGCTAGTGCGGTCTGGCAAAGTTCATCTTGTTCCAACACCTTTATTAGGCGAGGAGGGGCGAGCTAAACTGCTGCCTGAAATTTGCCAATCATTCCTTCGGCTGTGGCAGTGGCAAGGCCACCTAGCCTTTGATCGAGATTGGGAGCTTTATCGTGTCGTCAGCTAA
- a CDS encoding PTS galactitol transporter subunit IIC, whose protein sequence is MDILQTVVNYVLNDLGAAVFVPLLMLIIGLLMKMKFSEAFHSALTLGVAFSGMGLLIGYMMTSMGDAAASMATRTGFSLPAVDGGWPGMAAISWAWPYAFLMFPLTIGVNIVMLMLKQTKTVNVDMWNVWGKIFTAVMVSYITGNVIMGFVAATIQIIFELKAGDMYGPEVERLTGIPGVTVPHFIVLISVILYPIDELLKKIPFFNKPMDADALKEKIGIFGENSVMGAIIGFVLGLAAGYGLSGSLKLAVQAATAMTLFPMISKLFSQALSPVSEAISEFMRTKFSDREVFIGLDWPILAGRNELWVAVIITIPVLLIMSVILPGNIVLPFAGIINLSFVVGALLLTNGNLARMIFHGVVSAPLFLYGATFFATYITRLANETGAAVVEAGKLLSWSTFEGPDFRYLLSTGLSGNIVSILLFVLWAGLFYVLYRARMAYNKKMEEAGE, encoded by the coding sequence ATGGATATCTTACAAACAGTTGTCAATTATGTCTTAAATGATTTGGGAGCAGCCGTTTTTGTTCCCCTCTTAATGTTGATTATCGGGCTTCTTATGAAGATGAAATTCTCCGAAGCTTTCCATTCAGCGCTGACCTTAGGGGTAGCCTTCTCTGGGATGGGGTTATTGATTGGTTACATGATGACCTCTATGGGGGATGCAGCTGCCTCTATGGCTACGAGAACAGGCTTCTCCTTGCCAGCCGTAGACGGGGGCTGGCCTGGTATGGCGGCCATCTCTTGGGCTTGGCCATATGCCTTTCTCATGTTCCCTCTGACCATTGGGGTCAACATTGTCATGCTGATGCTCAAACAAACCAAGACCGTCAACGTGGACATGTGGAATGTCTGGGGTAAAATCTTTACCGCCGTTATGGTTTCCTATATTACCGGCAATGTCATCATGGGCTTTGTTGCAGCAACTATTCAAATTATTTTCGAGCTCAAGGCGGGCGATATGTACGGACCTGAAGTGGAACGTTTGACCGGGATTCCAGGGGTAACCGTGCCGCACTTTATTGTCTTAATCTCCGTTATTCTCTATCCAATTGATGAGTTGCTGAAGAAGATTCCTTTCTTCAACAAGCCAATGGATGCCGATGCCCTTAAGGAAAAAATCGGGATTTTTGGCGAAAACTCCGTTATGGGCGCCATTATTGGCTTCGTCTTGGGTTTGGCAGCCGGTTACGGCCTATCAGGGTCCCTCAAGTTAGCCGTCCAAGCAGCGACCGCTATGACCCTCTTCCCAATGATTTCTAAGCTCTTCTCTCAGGCCCTATCGCCTGTATCTGAAGCCATCTCTGAATTTATGCGGACGAAGTTTAGCGACCGTGAAGTCTTCATCGGTTTGGACTGGCCTATCTTGGCAGGGCGTAACGAACTATGGGTAGCCGTGATTATTACCATCCCAGTGCTCTTGATTATGTCTGTTATCTTACCTGGTAACATCGTCTTACCATTTGCGGGGATTATCAACTTGTCCTTCGTTGTAGGGGCCTTGCTCCTAACCAACGGGAACTTGGCGCGGATGATTTTCCATGGGGTGGTGTCTGCACCGCTCTTCCTCTACGGGGCAACTTTCTTCGCTACTTATATTACCCGTTTGGCTAATGAAACAGGGGCTGCGGTAGTAGAAGCTGGGAAGCTCTTGTCCTGGTCAACCTTTGAAGGGCCGGACTTCCGTTATCTCTTATCTACTGGTTTGTCTGGCAATATTGTCAGCATCCTACTCTTCGTCTTATGGGCTGGCCTCTTCTATGTGCTCTATCGCGCACGTATGGCCTACAACAAAAAAATGGAAGAGGCAGGTGAATAG
- a CDS encoding DegT/DnrJ/EryC1/StrS aminotransferase family protein, giving the protein MKKWNIPFSPPDLSQEEIDEVVDTLKSGWITTGPKTKKLEVELSSYTQTPRTVCLNSATAALELILRVLGIGPGDEVIVPAFTYTASCAVIEHVGATPVLVDLQSSGFEMDYDLLAASLTAKTKAVIPVEIAGIPCDYDKLMSVLEAKKDLYQANPEHAIQALFDRVIVISDSAHALGATYKGQPAGTWADFTSFSFHAVKNFTTAEGGSVTWKAHPGLDDDELYRLFQVFSLHGQTKDALAKTQLGAWEYDIVIPGFKCNMTDIMASIGLVQLQRYPGLLARRQELVAQYDQGFAGTAIKPLPHQGADYESSRHLYITHIEGASLEDRNRIINLMAERGIATNVHYKPLPLLTAYANMGFKMADYPNAYAYYENEITLPLHTRLTDEEVAYIIESFREVVTQVLEEGA; this is encoded by the coding sequence ATGAAAAAATGGAATATTCCCTTCTCACCACCTGACTTAAGCCAGGAAGAAATTGATGAGGTAGTGGATACCCTCAAATCCGGTTGGATTACCACCGGACCTAAGACTAAGAAATTAGAAGTAGAGCTTTCCAGCTATACTCAGACGCCACGGACAGTCTGCTTAAACTCAGCTACTGCAGCTCTGGAATTAATTTTACGTGTATTAGGCATTGGGCCTGGCGATGAAGTCATTGTGCCAGCCTTTACCTATACGGCTTCCTGTGCGGTAATCGAGCACGTAGGAGCGACGCCAGTCTTAGTTGACTTGCAGTCGAGTGGCTTTGAGATGGATTACGACTTATTGGCAGCTAGCTTAACGGCTAAGACCAAGGCGGTAATCCCGGTTGAAATCGCTGGGATTCCTTGTGACTATGACAAACTCATGTCAGTCCTAGAAGCCAAGAAGGATCTCTACCAAGCTAATCCTGAGCATGCGATCCAAGCGCTCTTTGATCGCGTGATTGTGATTTCGGACTCTGCTCACGCCCTAGGGGCAACTTATAAGGGCCAACCAGCAGGGACTTGGGCGGATTTCACTTCCTTCTCCTTCCATGCTGTTAAGAATTTTACGACTGCAGAAGGCGGAAGCGTGACCTGGAAGGCTCATCCAGGCCTTGATGATGACGAACTTTACCGTCTCTTCCAAGTCTTCTCCCTACATGGCCAAACCAAGGATGCCTTGGCTAAGACCCAGCTAGGGGCGTGGGAATATGACATTGTCATCCCAGGTTTCAAATGCAACATGACCGATATCATGGCCAGCATCGGCTTGGTACAATTACAACGTTATCCAGGTCTCTTGGCGCGTCGTCAAGAATTAGTGGCACAATATGATCAAGGTTTTGCTGGCACAGCGATTAAGCCTTTGCCTCATCAAGGCGCGGATTATGAATCTTCTCGCCACCTCTACATTACTCATATTGAAGGGGCTAGTCTGGAAGACCGTAACCGCATCATCAACTTGATGGCGGAGCGGGGCATTGCGACCAATGTCCACTACAAACCACTGCCACTGCTCACCGCTTATGCTAATATGGGCTTTAAGATGGCGGACTATCCAAATGCCTACGCTTATTATGAAAATGAAATTACCTTGCCTCTACATACCCGTTTGACGGATGA
- the rhaD gene encoding rhamnulose-1-phosphate aldolase: protein MFQNSTIVAEFADITHVMWSMGWDEKNGGNISAILTEEQLAQVEQVASPRFVPLEHVPENMVGRHVLITASGSEFRRVRDSLRETLGVIRVEANGYAILWGFEGGNKPTSEIYMHLLSHSTRLAVDPHHRIVLHNHATEVSALNFILDQTDQAFTQTLWRMITECLIVFPDGIGVVPWMVCGTEAIGQATAAKLKDSRIVVWAYHGILATGSSIADCFGLIETVNKAAKVYLSIAHLPHQDGISDSQLYDLADFFKVTPRWELLEK, encoded by the coding sequence ATGTTCCAAAACAGCACCATCGTTGCGGAATTTGCAGATATTACCCATGTCATGTGGTCAATGGGTTGGGATGAGAAGAATGGGGGCAATATCTCGGCTATTCTTACTGAAGAGCAATTAGCACAAGTTGAGCAAGTGGCATCCCCGCGTTTTGTTCCTTTGGAACATGTGCCTGAAAATATGGTGGGGCGTCATGTCTTAATTACGGCCTCAGGTTCAGAATTCCGTCGAGTGCGGGACTCTCTAAGGGAGACCTTAGGCGTCATTCGAGTAGAGGCCAATGGTTACGCCATTCTCTGGGGCTTTGAAGGAGGCAATAAACCAACTTCAGAAATCTATATGCACCTGCTCAGCCATAGTACCCGACTAGCAGTAGACCCTCATCATCGGATTGTCCTCCACAACCATGCAACTGAAGTTTCCGCCCTTAATTTCATTCTGGATCAGACAGACCAAGCCTTCACTCAGACCCTTTGGCGTATGATTACCGAGTGTTTGATTGTCTTCCCTGATGGTATCGGGGTCGTGCCTTGGATGGTCTGCGGGACCGAAGCCATTGGTCAGGCGACAGCAGCCAAACTCAAGGACAGCCGCATCGTCGTCTGGGCTTATCATGGCATCTTAGCCACTGGCTCAAGCATTGCGGACTGCTTTGGCCTCATTGAGACCGTCAACAAGGCAGCCAAGGTCTACCTCAGCATCGCTCACTTGCCACATCAAGATGGCATTAGCGATAGCCAGTTATATGACCTAGCTGACTTCTTCAAAGTAACCCCACGTTGGGAACTACTAGAAAAATAG
- a CDS encoding PTS sugar transporter subunit IIA yields MGVVASLIQSELIDLACEETDQALFFAHQAAKLQDIGYVADSFGQALAEREAEFPTGLALEHVTVAIPHTYVEHVKRPFIAFYRLVEPVMPFIQMGTDDLVVYPRYIMILGIKEAKAQVDLLAELMALLSQEDLVAKLEAAQSPEAIVDLLSH; encoded by the coding sequence ATGGGGGTTGTAGCAAGTTTAATTCAGTCGGAATTGATTGATTTGGCGTGTGAGGAGACAGACCAAGCCCTCTTCTTTGCCCACCAGGCTGCCAAGTTGCAAGACATAGGTTATGTGGCTGATAGCTTCGGTCAGGCTTTGGCGGAGCGCGAGGCAGAGTTCCCGACAGGATTGGCCTTGGAACATGTGACAGTGGCTATTCCCCATACCTATGTTGAACATGTCAAACGTCCCTTTATCGCCTTTTACCGCCTGGTAGAGCCGGTAATGCCTTTTATTCAGATGGGGACCGATGATTTGGTAGTTTATCCGCGTTATATCATGATTTTGGGCATAAAAGAAGCCAAGGCTCAGGTGGATCTCCTAGCAGAGCTCATGGCACTTTTAAGCCAGGAGGACTTGGTAGCCAAACTAGAAGCTGCCCAGTCGCCAGAAGCAATTGTAGACTTATTAAGCCATTAG
- a CDS encoding PRD domain-containing protein: MKVIQSLNQNAVLVARDDGAELVALGKGVGFGKKKGDTIDPTAVTRVFSLASSYRQEQLLGLIKELEPWVFELAQDITIIAEACLKKSLMDTFIFTIAKHLQYALDREPNEGGDYDPFQYQLHYLYPDEYQAAAEAIVQVNAKYQLRLAQEEVSFLTLHLVNGQIDQAGFHNVVELSEILNRLIQVIETKTGEPLDKESPDYGRFVVHIRYFLIRTLSHQPGQEAVSPEKIETVLETTAGVFPREWDLVKVLKETLQEEFNLSFGQDEDFYLLLHLVRILGRK, translated from the coding sequence GTGAAAGTCATTCAATCACTCAACCAAAATGCTGTCTTAGTCGCCAGAGATGATGGGGCGGAATTGGTAGCATTAGGGAAAGGTGTAGGGTTTGGCAAGAAGAAAGGGGACACCATTGACCCAACTGCTGTGACCAGGGTCTTTAGTTTAGCGTCTAGTTACCGTCAGGAACAGTTGCTAGGCTTAATCAAGGAACTGGAACCATGGGTGTTCGAACTAGCTCAAGACATTACCATCATCGCTGAGGCCTGTTTGAAGAAATCCTTGATGGACACCTTCATTTTTACCATTGCTAAACATTTGCAATATGCCTTGGACCGGGAGCCTAACGAAGGGGGCGATTACGACCCTTTCCAGTATCAGCTCCATTATCTTTATCCGGATGAGTATCAGGCGGCGGCCGAGGCTATTGTTCAGGTCAATGCCAAGTATCAACTTCGACTGGCCCAGGAAGAGGTTTCCTTCCTGACCTTGCATCTGGTCAATGGCCAGATTGATCAGGCGGGCTTCCATAATGTGGTAGAACTGAGCGAAATCCTTAATCGTTTGATTCAAGTGATTGAGACTAAGACGGGAGAGCCCCTTGATAAGGAGTCACCCGACTATGGGCGCTTCGTGGTTCATATCCGCTACTTCCTGATTCGGACTTTGAGTCATCAGCCAGGCCAAGAGGCCGTCTCACCGGAAAAAATCGAGACTGTCTTAGAGACGACTGCAGGCGTCTTTCCCCGGGAATGGGACCTAGTGAAGGTCTTAAAGGAGACCCTGCAAGAGGAATTCAATCTAAGCTTTGGCCAGGATGAAGATTTTTATCTCTTATTGCACCTTGTACGTATTCTAGGAAGGAAGTGA